In Microbacterium esteraromaticum, the following proteins share a genomic window:
- a CDS encoding DUF305 domain-containing protein yields MKKTSMALSAGALTLAFALTGCTDTGKSPSQESITPPASSSASTANATEADKMFVTMMIPHHEQAVEMSDVLLDKDGADPRVVELAEQIKAAQGPEIDKMLSWLNDWGVEYDPESMSGMSHGSMDSGDGMMSEEDMTRLEDADPAEANRLFLEQMIQHHKGAVDMARTALADAQNPDVLELAQQVIDDQTAEIEVMQDLLEEL; encoded by the coding sequence ATGAAGAAGACATCGATGGCTCTCAGCGCGGGTGCTCTCACCCTCGCATTCGCCCTGACAGGCTGCACGGATACCGGTAAATCACCCTCCCAGGAGAGCATCACACCGCCGGCATCGTCGTCCGCTTCGACGGCTAACGCCACTGAAGCCGACAAGATGTTCGTCACGATGATGATCCCGCACCACGAGCAGGCCGTCGAGATGTCCGACGTCCTGCTCGACAAGGACGGCGCCGATCCTCGTGTCGTCGAGCTCGCTGAGCAGATCAAGGCGGCACAGGGGCCGGAGATCGACAAGATGCTGAGCTGGCTCAATGACTGGGGTGTGGAGTACGACCCGGAATCTATGAGCGGCATGAGCCACGGATCCATGGACAGCGGTGACGGCATGATGTCCGAAGAGGACATGACCCGCCTCGAGGACGCCGACCCCGCCGAGGCGAACCGTCTCTTCCTCGAGCAAATGATCCAACACCACAAGGGTGCCGTCGACATGGCACGCACCGCACTTGCGGACGCGCAGAACCCCGACGTGCTCGAGCTCGCTCAGCAGGTGATCGACGACCAGACGGCTGAGATCGAGGTCATGCAGGACCTCCTCGAAGAACTCTGA
- a CDS encoding F510_1955 family glycosylhydrolase: MKRPLLTATALPALIIVITGCSAAQPNESAQTGRIEHVHGIAEDPRGDDLLVATHDGVFIVTLDGNVTGPVGGHDFDAMGFIVTGNTLFASGHPGQNTPAELGAPNLGIIRSDDHGLTWTPIALNGTTDFHVLTAAPDGTLYGVASSQVNVLSSTDDGKQWTTRAPIAAADLAATSSGLYAAAEQGLLVSTDGGDSFTPVPSAPLLYAIDARPDGRLVGAGTDGGLWAQEPSGTWQRLGSLQGAAQALSATEDRILLVDDRGIVAATDGGASVLVAIP; this comes from the coding sequence ATGAAGCGACCCCTCCTCACTGCAACTGCCCTTCCCGCCCTCATTATCGTCATCACCGGATGCTCCGCGGCCCAGCCGAACGAATCCGCCCAGACTGGCCGTATCGAGCACGTCCACGGCATCGCCGAAGACCCTCGCGGCGACGATCTGCTCGTGGCCACTCACGATGGGGTGTTCATCGTCACCCTGGACGGGAACGTCACTGGTCCAGTCGGCGGCCATGACTTCGATGCCATGGGGTTCATCGTCACAGGGAACACTTTGTTCGCATCCGGGCATCCTGGGCAGAACACACCTGCCGAGCTGGGGGCTCCCAACCTCGGCATCATCCGCAGCGACGATCATGGACTGACGTGGACGCCTATCGCCCTCAACGGAACCACCGACTTCCACGTGCTCACCGCCGCGCCAGATGGAACCCTGTATGGGGTGGCATCGAGTCAGGTGAACGTTCTCTCCAGCACGGATGACGGGAAGCAATGGACAACGCGCGCGCCCATCGCCGCGGCTGACCTCGCCGCCACCAGTTCGGGCCTCTACGCCGCTGCCGAACAGGGTCTTCTCGTCAGCACCGACGGAGGTGACAGCTTCACGCCCGTGCCTAGCGCGCCCCTGCTCTACGCTATCGACGCTCGCCCCGATGGCAGGCTGGTCGGTGCTGGCACCGATGGCGGCCTCTGGGCGCAGGAGCCCAGTGGCACCTGGCAGCGCCTGGGATCTCTCCAAGGTGCCGCGCAGGCGCTGAGTGCGACTGAGGATCGGATCCTTCTCGTCGACGACCGAGGGATTGTTGCAGCCACGGATGGCGGCGCCTCCGTCCTCGTCGCCATTCCGTGA
- a CDS encoding universal stress protein, with translation MPKPRLLIAYDGSPNSKYAIESVSKLFPGSAAVVFYARQPMEGFAAHLQGHPALEKLDALDRAALDASEVIAAEGAELARAKGLEAESLVSSAVVTASEAILDAADRLDADIIVIGSRGLRGVRATVLGSTSANVLHHATLPTLVIPSDAVAQARHAQRAAADGA, from the coding sequence ATGCCTAAGCCAAGACTGCTGATCGCGTACGACGGCTCGCCCAACTCCAAGTACGCCATCGAATCCGTCTCCAAGCTCTTCCCGGGTTCGGCGGCCGTCGTCTTCTACGCTCGACAGCCCATGGAGGGATTCGCCGCGCACCTTCAGGGCCACCCCGCCCTGGAGAAGCTCGATGCTCTCGACCGCGCCGCACTGGACGCATCCGAAGTCATCGCCGCCGAGGGCGCGGAGCTGGCACGGGCCAAGGGGCTCGAGGCGGAATCGCTCGTGTCGTCGGCTGTCGTCACCGCCTCCGAGGCGATCCTGGATGCCGCCGACCGCCTGGATGCCGACATCATCGTGATCGGCTCGCGCGGGCTCCGCGGTGTCAGAGCTACCGTGCTGGGCAGCACGTCGGCGAATGTGCTTCATCACGCCACGTTGCCGACTCTGGTGATTCCCTCCGACGCCGTGGCGCAAGCACGTCATGCCCAGCGGGCAGCGGCGGACGGAGCCTAA
- a CDS encoding MFS transporter, translating to MSSSPPTSNARWWGLFLIALAQFMVIMDASIIGVALPQMQVDLGFTPHDLSWVFNAYVIALGGLLLLGGRLSDLFGPRRMFATGWVILAVGSLVAGLAGDVPVELIGRVMQGAGSALIAPAALTLLMMLFGGSPKELTKAMAFYGAAAPAGGTAGVFLGGVITEFASWPWVFLINVPIAVLVLLFMWKALPGGKLGARGSVDVIGALTVTLGLAALVYGIVRAEVAGWAAAETWIAIGAGVVLLVLFLVIQRAKREPLMRLSIFRSPNLGAANLAQVLLGGAWVPMWFFLNLYLQQVLGFTAFPAGAALLPMTILIMLGMIVLAPRIIAAVGPKAPIVLGLVVLAAGLGWMAFIRPDGNYWVDAFGPSLVVAFGQALAFIPSLQVAISAAPPEEGGLASGIVNTSYQVGSAIGLAAVSAVAAGFGAGQLGDPEALTRGYSAAFIAAAVIALLGAILVPAFFRTKRPAHSLPVA from the coding sequence ATGTCCTCGTCCCCTCCGACCAGCAACGCCAGATGGTGGGGCCTCTTCCTCATCGCGCTTGCTCAGTTCATGGTCATCATGGACGCCTCGATCATCGGGGTAGCGCTTCCACAGATGCAGGTCGACCTCGGCTTCACACCGCACGATCTTTCCTGGGTCTTCAACGCCTACGTGATCGCGCTCGGCGGTCTTCTGCTTCTCGGTGGCCGACTTTCCGATCTGTTCGGTCCCCGCAGAATGTTCGCGACCGGCTGGGTGATCCTGGCAGTCGGCTCCCTCGTTGCAGGCCTCGCAGGCGACGTGCCGGTCGAGCTGATCGGCCGCGTCATGCAGGGCGCGGGCTCCGCACTCATCGCTCCGGCAGCGCTCACTCTGCTCATGATGCTGTTCGGCGGCAGCCCGAAGGAACTCACTAAGGCGATGGCCTTCTACGGTGCAGCCGCCCCGGCCGGCGGGACCGCGGGAGTATTCCTCGGCGGCGTAATCACCGAGTTCGCCTCGTGGCCATGGGTGTTCCTCATCAACGTGCCCATCGCCGTGCTCGTGCTGCTGTTCATGTGGAAGGCCCTGCCCGGCGGCAAGCTTGGCGCCCGTGGATCTGTCGACGTCATCGGAGCTCTGACCGTCACCCTGGGCCTCGCCGCTCTCGTGTACGGCATCGTGCGCGCGGAGGTTGCGGGCTGGGCCGCGGCCGAGACGTGGATCGCGATTGGGGCTGGCGTCGTCCTGCTCGTGCTGTTCCTCGTCATTCAGCGCGCCAAGCGCGAACCTCTCATGCGCCTGTCGATCTTCCGCTCCCCCAACCTGGGCGCGGCAAACCTCGCGCAGGTGCTTCTCGGTGGCGCGTGGGTGCCGATGTGGTTCTTCCTGAACCTGTACCTGCAGCAGGTGCTCGGCTTCACCGCGTTCCCTGCCGGGGCCGCGTTGCTGCCGATGACGATCCTGATCATGCTGGGCATGATCGTCCTCGCTCCTCGCATCATCGCCGCGGTCGGACCGAAGGCGCCAATCGTACTCGGGCTCGTCGTGCTCGCCGCGGGTCTGGGCTGGATGGCGTTCATCCGCCCGGACGGCAACTACTGGGTTGACGCATTCGGACCGTCCCTCGTCGTAGCCTTCGGGCAGGCCCTCGCGTTCATCCCCTCACTTCAGGTAGCGATCTCCGCCGCGCCCCCGGAGGAGGGCGGACTTGCATCCGGAATCGTGAACACGAGCTACCAGGTGGGGTCCGCCATCGGCCTCGCTGCAGTCTCCGCCGTCGCGGCGGGCTTTGGGGCTGGCCAGCTGGGAGATCCGGAAGCTCTCACCCGGGGCTATTCCGCCGCGTTCATCGCCGCGGCAGTCATCGCGCTCCTGGGAGCGATTCTCGTGCCGGCGTTCTTCCGCACCAAGCGCCCCGCGCATTCCCTGCCGGTCGCGTGA
- a CDS encoding TetR/AcrR family transcriptional regulator: MSSRKASLDRDRVLDAAIALADRVGLEGLSMRRLAETVGVTPMALYKHVSNREDLIDTMVERIVSAFRVSDGGADWKREVRARILAARAVTTRHTWWRTAVETRTMAGPAVLSHMNALMEAMFRGGFSPDLVHHAMHALSTRMWGFTRDVMPTPTLPADPEARDAALSAYAEAYPAIVRMAATASHAGAACDEDAEFLFALDILLDGFERLHERGWRSAPAPR; this comes from the coding sequence ATGTCAAGCCGCAAGGCCTCCCTCGACCGCGACAGAGTCCTCGACGCCGCCATCGCGCTGGCAGACCGGGTCGGCCTCGAGGGTCTGTCGATGCGGCGCCTGGCGGAGACAGTCGGCGTCACGCCGATGGCGCTCTACAAGCACGTGTCGAACCGTGAAGACCTGATCGACACGATGGTCGAGCGGATCGTCTCGGCGTTCCGCGTCTCGGACGGGGGTGCCGATTGGAAGCGTGAGGTCCGGGCGCGCATCCTCGCCGCGCGCGCGGTGACGACACGCCACACCTGGTGGCGCACGGCGGTCGAGACGAGGACGATGGCAGGACCGGCCGTGCTGTCGCACATGAACGCGCTGATGGAGGCGATGTTCCGCGGCGGCTTCTCCCCCGACCTCGTTCATCACGCCATGCATGCACTCAGCACGCGCATGTGGGGGTTCACGCGCGACGTCATGCCCACCCCCACCTTGCCTGCCGACCCGGAGGCACGCGACGCGGCTCTCTCCGCCTACGCCGAGGCGTATCCGGCCATCGTCCGCATGGCGGCGACCGCCTCTCATGCCGGCGCGGCCTGCGACGAGGACGCAGAGTTCCTCTTCGCACTCGACATCCTTCTCGACGGATTCGAGCGGCTCCACGAGCGCGGATGGCGATCAGCGCCCGCCCCGAGATGA